AATACTGAGCACAAAGAATACTGAAAGAAGGTGGGAAAATTCAAGATAGCTTTCTCCAACAGCTGATGCAATCTGTAAAATAGATTTGCTTATGTTTAATTCGGCAAAAAATGGATGGAAGAAAAGAAAATAGACCGGTATAAGTATCAGAGTCGGGAGTACGTAATTCCATGATATGTATTTTAAACTGTAAGTTAAATTTTTATCCTCATAATTCTTACAGCTATTGCAGTTATCTTTGTTCATAAAATTTTCCTTTTGGTTGTGTTTAAATTGTTTAAATTACAAAATTTTATTGCATTTAACAGTTCCAAGTATTTACTATTTACTCAAAAACGATACAATATCCACTTAAATCCCTTTACATGTAAAGAAGTGCCATGCCAAGAGAACCTAGGATAGATGAGGTAGGATTTTATCATATACTCAACCGAGGGGTTGAAAGATGTACGGTATTTTTTGAACAAGAAGATTATGAAAGATTTTTAGAAATAGCCAATGAAAGTGCGTCAACCTATAAGTGTGTGTTGCACTCTTTTTGTCTCATGCCAAATCATTATCATCTTTTGGTGGAAAACAAGGAGAAAAATCTCTCTTTGTTTATGCGGCAGATAAACTCCAAATACAGTATCTATTTTAACAACAAACACAAGCGCATCGGGCCACTTTGGCAAGGGCGCTTTAAGTCACACTATATCTACGATGAGCACTACTTAACCACCTTGGTGCGTTACATCGAATTTAACCCCATCAAAGCGCACATCAGCAAACATATAGGCGAATACCGATGGGCGATGAGCAGCAAGCCTGTTTTGTTCTCATCGATGGATTACGTATTCATTAATAAAACAAATTTTACGCAAGATTTACAGGATGAAGAGCTACAAAAAGTGCATGAACTCTTTTGCACAAAGCTAGAAAAACAAGAACAAAAGATAGTAAAAAAAACAAAAAGAGAACTCTCGTATTTTTTTGAAACATACGATAAAGAAGTGGCTATCGCCAAAGCCATAGAGGAAGGGTACTTGCAAACACACATAGCAAAATACCTGAATCTTTCGACCGTTTCCATTTCCAAACTCTATAAAATATACAAATCAAAAGTTAAGCTTTTTGAAGGGCTAAAAAGCAAGGGAATCTTTTGGAGTTATAGCAAAGAGATGACTTATGAAGAGGCTGGCGAAAAACTGGTGATAGAGCATCTTCTGAAGTATGGTGACTTTGATGGGCTTTGTGCGGGAATGAAGCTTTTTGGGAAGCGCTTGAGTAAAAAAGTGTGGGAAGAGAGGCTTGTCAGTGATCAGGGCTTTATCAAAACGAATCTGCTGTTAGCGAGAGTCTTTTTCGGGATGGACGTAGAGAGCGGTTATTTTAAGGAGAAGAAAAATGGACGACTTGAAAAACTTAAACTTCTTGCTTCCTAAAACACAAAAAGTTTTAATGACACTGATGGAAAATTGCCCTTTTTTAAAAAAGTATGTGCTTGTCGGGGGTTCTGCTTTGGCGTTACATGTAAAGCACAGAAAAAGTGAAGATTTAGATTTTTTTACCTATGAAAACAGTTTTGACAAACAAGAGATTTTAACCTATGTGCGCTCTTTTGGCACCGTTGAGATTATCAACCAAACCAATGAACAGATAGATATGCTCCTAGAGGGTGTCAAAGTTACTTTTTTCAATGCACATTGGAGCTTTTTAACGCCAATGAAGATAAAAACATTTAACCTTGCTAGTCTGGAAGCTATCGCCGCCATGAAGGTCAATGTTCTTTTCTTGCGGGCAAAATATCGAGATTACTATGATATGTATTTTTTAGAAAAAACGATGGGACTGAGAAATATTTTTAACCATTCGCAAAGGGTGGTAGAGGGCATAAACATAAAATTATTTCTTGTTTCGCTTGTTTATATTGATGACATCGAAGATGATGCGATAGACCATC
Above is a window of Sulfurospirillum tamanense DNA encoding:
- a CDS encoding transposase; amino-acid sequence: MPREPRIDEVGFYHILNRGVERCTVFFEQEDYERFLEIANESASTYKCVLHSFCLMPNHYHLLVENKEKNLSLFMRQINSKYSIYFNNKHKRIGPLWQGRFKSHYIYDEHYLTTLVRYIEFNPIKAHISKHIGEYRWAMSSKPVLFSSMDYVFINKTNFTQDLQDEELQKVHELFCTKLEKQEQKIVKKTKRELSYFFETYDKEVAIAKAIEEGYLQTHIAKYLNLSTVSISKLYKIYKSKVKLFEGLKSKGIFWSYSKEMTYEEAGEKLVIEHLLKYGDFDGLCAGMKLFGKRLSKKVWEERLVSDQGFIKTNLLLARVFFGMDVESGYFKEKKNGRLEKLKLLAS
- a CDS encoding nucleotidyl transferase AbiEii/AbiGii toxin family protein, with translation MDDLKNLNFLLPKTQKVLMTLMENCPFLKKYVLVGGSALALHVKHRKSEDLDFFTYENSFDKQEILTYVRSFGTVEIINQTNEQIDMLLEGVKVTFFNAHWSFLTPMKIKTFNLASLEAIAAMKVNVLFLRAKYRDYYDMYFLEKTMGLRNIFNHSQRVVEGINIKLFLVSLVYIDDIEDDAIDHLEPEEIISKEKIREYFQQQIDRLVK